A part of uncultured Methanomethylovorans sp. genomic DNA contains:
- a CDS encoding S8 family peptidase yields EKLWDGIGNVVIPPQPHTGIDLELAESVPMIMEHPDHYLLERFPENNELIDGSGVKVCIIDTGIDRFHPDLRDRIVFIKDFTKDNDGVDYIGHGTHVAGIVAGNGTASHGSSKGVAPGADLYVAKVFSGNGGGAELTNILDAIEWAVDNKMDVVNMSLGSELPGCDGTCHLCRAADWAAENEVTVMLSAGNSGSRKGTITCPANSKYSLAVGALDKVHKIAEFSSRGPTLDGRPKPDIVTPGVSIKAARASNTSMGKPVDQYYTIASGTSMAAPHGSGVASLLIQIYRHYSKKQFGHEIQLSSKDIKNIMMQGTIDIDTDANVAGEA; encoded by the coding sequence GAAAAACTCTGGGATGGAATCGGTAATGTAGTAATTCCGCCTCAACCTCATACAGGGATAGACCTAGAACTTGCAGAGAGTGTTCCTATGATAATGGAACATCCTGATCATTATCTGCTTGAGAGATTCCCTGAAAATAACGAACTTATAGATGGTTCTGGTGTCAAGGTGTGCATAATTGATACCGGAATTGACAGATTCCATCCTGATCTAAGGGACAGGATAGTTTTTATCAAGGATTTTACCAAAGATAACGACGGTGTAGACTACATAGGCCATGGCACACATGTTGCTGGCATTGTAGCTGGCAATGGAACAGCATCTCACGGAAGTTCAAAAGGTGTAGCTCCAGGAGCTGACTTATATGTCGCTAAGGTCTTCTCTGGAAATGGGGGAGGTGCTGAACTCACAAATATACTGGATGCCATTGAATGGGCTGTGGATAACAAAATGGATGTAGTAAATATGTCCCTGGGTTCGGAATTACCTGGATGCGATGGTACATGCCATTTATGCAGAGCTGCTGACTGGGCTGCTGAAAATGAAGTAACTGTAATGTTATCAGCCGGTAATTCCGGTTCAAGAAAAGGAACTATCACTTGTCCTGCAAATTCCAAATATTCACTAGCTGTCGGCGCACTTGATAAGGTTCATAAGATCGCAGAGTTCAGCAGCCGTGGTCCTACTCTTGATGGAAGGCCAAAACCGGATATAGTAACCCCTGGTGTATCTATAAAAGCCGCCAGAGCTTCCAATACTTCAATGGGGAAGCCAGTTGATCAGTATTATACAATTGCATCTGGAACTAGTATGGCTGCACCCCATGGTTCTGGTGTGGCTTCTCTTTTGATCCAAATCTATAGGCACTACTCAAAAAAGCAATTTGGTCATGAGATCCAGCTGTCTTCAAAGGATATCAAGAATATTATGATGCAGGGTACTATTGACATAGATACTGATGCAAATGTTGCCGGAGAGGCTTGA
- a CDS encoding formylglycine-generating enzyme family protein, which produces MEFVLIPAGEFQMGSNGDDREKPVHKVKISKPFYLCKYPVTQKEWIAVMGSNPSNLEGDNNPVESVSWDDVQEFVKKLNATEGTDKYRLPSEAKWEYACRADTTTKYSFGDDEAKLGEYAWYDKNSGKKTQPVGQKKPNPWGLYDMHGNVWEWVQDNWHHSYKGAPADGSVWENESSSRRVLRGGSWCNVAGGCRSAVRGSGVPVNRYYDLGFRLLRAV; this is translated from the coding sequence ATGGAATTTGTGCTCATCCCAGCAGGGGAGTTCCAGATGGGTTCTAATGGGGATGATAGGGAAAAACCCGTTCACAAAGTTAAAATCTCCAAGCCCTTTTACCTTTGTAAGTATCCTGTGACCCAGAAGGAGTGGATTGCTGTCATGGGTAGCAATCCTTCAAATTTAGAGGGAGACAACAATCCCGTGGAAAGCGTATCATGGGACGATGTTCAGGAGTTTGTTAAGAAGCTGAACGCAACGGAAGGTACTGACAAGTACCGTCTTCCATCTGAGGCAAAGTGGGAATACGCCTGCAGGGCGGATACAACCACTAAGTATTCTTTCGGGGATGATGAGGCAAAACTTGGAGAATATGCCTGGTACGATAAGAACTCAGGAAAGAAAACCCAACCTGTTGGACAGAAGAAACCGAATCCTTGGGGTTTGTATGATATGCATGGCAATGTATGGGAGTGGGTGCAGGATAACTGGCATCATTCTTACAAAGGTGCACCGGCTGATGGTAGTGTATGGGAAAATGAGAGTAGCTCCCGCCGGGTCTTACGTGGTGGCAGCTGGTGCAATGTCGCCGGGGGCTGTCGGTCGGCGGTTCGCGGCAGCGGCGTCCCGGTCAACCGCTACTACGACCTCGGTTTCCGTCTTCTTAGGGCAGTGTAG
- a CDS encoding formylglycine-generating enzyme family protein, whose product MNPAIKITRETEFYQGYIRLRVSVTNDSPYSVMDVTLDFIYDTDILQIEKHKPLSINVKQGKYILGNIDSGNHKSIVVDFDPQICSKGTYIDCDVTFKDYKGKRSMCQMEPMKISVICPILNTESDINIGILKELVEKLPSRDSRIYEVQNSFDTEKLVNLSKEILQKHSVKHVRTMHDLDGKKWEIWYYGKTKVDKHELVIKISITTAANSLELFAATRTSESLTGLLAEIGRELRDSIESKVSGRGRVINVIISKSKIDRSNLLDLCNIDGTCDVNVVLEKSEIDRSNLGSSKKHEKNLHGDDHTVDVGKLPQVQSPKKTKAEKPSDPHKSKIGKKALIFSVLIIIVLAGYGIGAQYREVDYTNSIGMEFMLIPAGEFVMGSSDTGLAHEVTIENAYYLGKYEVTQEQWISIMGDNPSHIKGDNNPVESVSWNDVQEFVKRLNAKEGTDKYRLPSEAEWEYACRAGTTTRYSFGDADSKLGEYAWYLDNSESTTHPVGQKKPNPWGLYDMYGNVWEWVQDRWHDSYESATTDGSAWEDGSSSFRVLRGGCWSVNAGYCQSAYRNSDDPDYFHNGLGFRFLMEV is encoded by the coding sequence GTGAATCCAGCCATCAAAATTACAAGAGAAACAGAATTCTATCAGGGTTACATTCGTTTGAGGGTGTCTGTGACCAATGATAGTCCTTACTCTGTAATGGATGTTACTTTAGATTTCATTTATGATACCGATATATTACAAATTGAGAAGCATAAACCACTATCCATTAATGTAAAGCAGGGAAAGTACATTTTAGGAAATATTGATAGTGGTAATCACAAGTCCATTGTAGTCGACTTCGATCCACAAATCTGCTCCAAAGGTACTTATATTGACTGCGATGTTACCTTCAAGGATTATAAGGGTAAGCGTAGTATGTGTCAGATGGAGCCAATGAAGATTAGTGTCATTTGCCCCATATTGAACACTGAATCTGATATTAATATCGGTATACTCAAAGAGTTAGTTGAAAAGCTTCCAAGCCGTGACAGTCGTATTTATGAAGTACAGAACAGTTTTGATACGGAGAAGCTTGTGAATCTTTCCAAAGAGATTCTCCAGAAGCATAGTGTGAAACATGTTAGGACTATGCATGACCTTGATGGTAAAAAGTGGGAGATCTGGTACTACGGCAAGACCAAGGTCGATAAACATGAACTTGTAATCAAGATCTCTATCACTACTGCAGCCAATTCCCTTGAACTGTTCGCAGCCACACGGACCTCTGAATCACTGACTGGATTGCTCGCTGAGATTGGGCGAGAGCTTAGAGATTCCATTGAATCAAAGGTCAGTGGAAGAGGAAGAGTGATCAATGTCATTATAAGCAAGTCAAAGATAGATCGTAGCAACCTTCTAGATCTTTGCAATATAGACGGTACTTGCGATGTAAATGTGGTTCTCGAGAAAAGTGAGATCGACCGCAGTAACCTTGGCTCTTCCAAAAAGCATGAAAAAAATTTACATGGGGATGATCATACTGTCGACGTCGGTAAGCTCCCTCAGGTTCAGTCTCCGAAAAAGACTAAGGCAGAAAAGCCTTCTGATCCCCATAAGTCAAAAATAGGCAAAAAAGCATTAATTTTTTCAGTATTAATTATCATCGTACTAGCAGGTTACGGGATAGGGGCTCAGTACAGGGAGGTGGATTATACAAATTCCATTGGCATGGAGTTCATGCTCATCCCTGCAGGTGAGTTCGTGATGGGTTCTAGTGATACAGGCTTGGCTCACGAAGTAACAATCGAGAATGCTTACTATCTTGGCAAGTATGAAGTGACACAGGAACAGTGGATTTCTATTATGGGGGATAATCCATCGCACATCAAAGGTGACAATAATCCAGTTGAATCTGTTTCCTGGAATGATGTGCAGGAGTTCGTAAAGAGACTGAACGCAAAGGAAGGCACGGACAAGTACCGCCTGCCATCCGAAGCCGAGTGGGAGTACGCCTGCAGGGCAGGCACAACAACAAGATATTCCTTTGGAGACGCTGATTCTAAATTGGGGGAGTATGCATGGTATCTTGATAATTCAGAAAGCACTACCCATCCAGTGGGCCAGAAGAAACCAAATCCATGGGGATTGTATGATATGTATGGCAATGTATGGGAATGGGTACAGGATAGATGGCATGATTCTTATGAAAGTGCAACGACTGATGGTAGTGCATGGGAAGATGGCAGTAGCTCCTTCCGGGTCTTACGTGGCGGTTGCTGGAGCGTTAACGCTGGTTACTGCCAGTCAGCCTATCGCAACAGCGACGACCCAGACTACTTCCACAACGGCCTCGGCTTCCGTTTTCTTATGGAAGTGTAG
- a CDS encoding SUMF1/EgtB/PvdO family nonheme iron enzyme encodes MDPAIQITRETEFYQGYIRFKMAVTNESPYAVNEVTLDFIYDDELLRMDRYEPGYPEKKGKLHLGSIDGGKSKSIAIYFDPQMCSKGTDIDCNVAYKDYKGKRYIVQMEPKEISVICPIFRTVSDINTGRLKEILDRLPHSESRVFEVLNSFDMSKLVHLSREVIEKRNVRHIRTLHTKDKTNYELWYYGKTKVNDDDIVIKISFLAVHHTVELFTATQTAESLTGLLAEVGKDLKATIESKVTGKGRFNLNLINSRVTGNTINNLLDQCNMDGTCDVNIVIDNINERTTSGISSVNDASILNEQEEQRLEAEKQALIKIEQEKQESLQKENAEQELLRKREAENLKKQREEQERIKAAEETKRKEEEYARLKKEKERQEQLQKEKAEKELLWQREEEWSKKQKEKLEQIKASEEAKLNQIEEQALLKIEREKQERLQKEKEEQELLRKREEEEKLREKREKEKQLKAAEETKKRKEEKAADRKRIREQQKAERAKSKTSTPKEYSSTFGRMTYFILAIVLIAGFGLIIMELNNKQDTPITDTSLSTSQVISQTYSNSIGMDFVLIPAGTFEMGSDYTESTQPVHQVTIGKNYYLGKYEVTQAQWKKVMGSNPSYSVGDNYPVEQVSWNDIQEFVRKLNEMEGTNTYRLPSEAEWEYACRAGTSSSYSFGNAVSMLTEYAWYNGNSKNVVYSVGQKKSNVWGLYDMHGNVAEWVQDEWHDDYQGAPTDGSAWEDGTNSACVCRSGSFFHNADYCLSAYRDQGDPDSRVYFLGFRLLKEV; translated from the coding sequence ATGGATCCAGCTATTCAAATTACCAGAGAAACCGAATTCTATCAGGGTTATATTCGGTTTAAGATGGCTGTGACTAATGAAAGTCCTTATGCTGTAAACGAAGTTACTCTTGATTTCATCTATGATGATGAGCTTCTTCGAATGGACAGGTATGAACCTGGTTATCCAGAAAAAAAAGGCAAGCTCCATTTAGGCAGCATTGATGGTGGTAAATCCAAATCCATTGCTATATACTTTGATCCTCAGATGTGTTCCAAAGGTACTGATATAGATTGTAATGTAGCTTATAAGGACTACAAAGGCAAGCGATACATAGTGCAAATGGAACCCAAAGAGATCAGTGTTATCTGTCCAATTTTTCGAACTGTTTCTGATATCAACACTGGCCGACTTAAAGAGATCCTGGACAGATTGCCTCATAGCGAGAGCCGTGTATTTGAGGTACTTAACAGTTTTGATATGTCTAAACTGGTCCATCTGTCCCGGGAAGTCATAGAAAAACGCAATGTTAGGCACATACGTACTCTGCATACCAAAGATAAGACCAACTATGAACTCTGGTACTATGGCAAGACAAAAGTTAATGATGATGATATTGTAATCAAGATATCATTTCTTGCTGTGCATCATACTGTTGAACTTTTTACAGCTACTCAGACTGCTGAATCCTTAACAGGTTTACTTGCTGAAGTTGGAAAGGACCTTAAAGCTACCATTGAATCGAAAGTTACTGGTAAAGGGCGATTCAATCTTAATCTCATTAATTCCAGGGTTACTGGTAATACCATAAACAACCTGCTTGATCAGTGTAATATGGATGGAACTTGTGATGTCAATATTGTTATTGATAACATCAACGAGCGCACCACTTCTGGTATCTCGAGCGTTAATGATGCCAGTATTTTGAATGAGCAAGAAGAACAAAGACTCGAAGCTGAAAAACAAGCTCTTATAAAGATAGAACAGGAAAAGCAAGAGAGCTTGCAGAAGGAAAATGCAGAACAAGAGCTGTTACGCAAGCGTGAAGCAGAGAATTTGAAAAAGCAAAGGGAAGAGCAAGAGCGAATTAAAGCTGCTGAAGAAACTAAAAGAAAAGAAGAAGAATACGCTCGTTTGAAGAAAGAAAAAGAAAGACAGGAACAGTTACAAAAAGAAAAAGCGGAAAAAGAGCTCTTATGGCAGCGTGAAGAAGAATGGTCGAAAAAACAAAAGGAAAAGCTAGAGCAGATAAAAGCTTCTGAGGAAGCTAAATTAAATCAAATAGAAGAACAAGCTCTTCTAAAGATAGAGCGTGAGAAGCAAGAGCGCTTGCAGAAAGAAAAAGAAGAGCAAGAGCTGTTACGCAAGCGTGAAGAAGAGGAAAAACTAAGAGAAAAGAGAGAAAAAGAAAAGCAACTTAAAGCAGCCGAAGAAACTAAAAAAAGAAAAGAAGAAAAGGCGGCTGACAGAAAGCGTATCAGAGAGCAACAAAAAGCTGAAAGAGCTAAATCTAAAACGTCAACTCCAAAAGAATATAGTTCAACATTTGGAAGAATGACTTATTTTATTTTAGCTATTGTTCTGATTGCAGGTTTCGGATTAATTATTATGGAACTAAATAATAAGCAGGATACACCTATTACTGATACATCTCTGTCTACTTCTCAAGTAATTTCTCAAACATATAGTAATTCCATAGGCATGGATTTTGTTCTAATTCCAGCTGGTACTTTTGAGATGGGGTCCGATTATACCGAATCTACTCAACCCGTACATCAAGTGACTATTGGGAAAAATTATTATCTTGGCAAGTATGAGGTTACTCAAGCTCAGTGGAAAAAAGTGATGGGAAGTAATCCTTCGTATTCAGTAGGTGACAATTACCCTGTAGAACAAGTATCATGGAATGATATACAGGAATTTGTCAGGAAGCTGAATGAAATGGAAGGTACTAATACGTATAGATTACCTTCTGAGGCTGAATGGGAATATGCCTGTAGAGCCGGTACCAGTTCATCCTATTCTTTTGGTAATGCTGTATCTATGTTGACTGAATACGCATGGTACAATGGTAATTCCAAAAACGTCGTTTATTCTGTAGGTCAAAAAAAGTCAAATGTATGGGGATTGTATGACATGCATGGTAATGTAGCAGAATGGGTACAGGATGAATGGCATGATGATTACCAAGGTGCCC